GACACGTGGGGGTGCGGCCCGGACCCTACGTTCGACTCACCATCTGCGACACCGGCTGCGGCATGGACGAGGCCACGCGGCAGCGCATCTTCGAGCCCTTCTTCACCACCAAGGAGAAGGACAAGGGGACCGGGCTCGGCCTCTCCACCGTCTACGGGATCGTGAAGCAGAGCGGCGGCACCGTCTGGGCCTCCTCGGAGCCGGGCCGAGGCACGGTCTTCGACATCTACCTGCCTCGGGTGACCGGCGCCCCTTCCCCCGCAGCGGCCCCTCCCGTCGCGGAGCGGCCGAGAGGAGGCTCGGAGACCCTCCTCGTGGTGGAGGACGAGGAGCCGGTCCGGAACCTGGTCACCCGCATCCTGCAGGCCGCGGGCTACCGCGTGCTCAGCGCGGCGAACGGGGGCGAGGCGCTTCTCGCCTGCGAGCAGCATCCGGGTCCGATCCACCTCCTCCTGACCGACGTGGTCATGCCGCAGATGAGCGGCAAGCAGCTCGCCGAACGGCTCGGGCTCCTCAAGCCCGGCCTGCGGGTGCTCTACATGTCGGGCTACCCCGACGAGGCCATCGCCTCCCACGGCGTGCGCACGCCGGGCACCACCTTCCTCGGCAAGCCCTTCGGCGCGGCGGAGCTGACGCGCAAGGTGCGAAGCGCCCTCGACGAGCCGTCGCTGCGGTAGAATGCCTCTCGAGGGGGGAATCGCACATGACCACGGCGACGATCGGGGTGCGTCTAACGCTCGCGCTCGGACTGACGGCGGCGCTGACGCTCGGGCTGCACGGCTGCACGGGCGCGCCCGCCGCGAGCGACGGAGGTATCCGGCGCTACTGGATCCCCCCCTCCGGCCAGGCCTTCCCGCAGGGCTCCGGCAAGCCGGTGGACGTGCTCTTCGTGATCGACAACTCGGACGGCATGGGAGACGCGCAGGAGGCGCTCGTGGCCGCCTTCCCCACCTTGCTGAAGACGCTCGAGCACCCCGAGCTCGACCACGGGCTGCCGGACCTGCACCTCGGGGTCGTGAGCACGGACCTGGGCGCGGGCAGCTACGGGCTGCCCACCTGCGAGAGGCCGGGCGGCGATGAGGGTCTCCTCCAGCAGCGACCACGGGGTGCCGCGGGGTGCCCCTTTCCGCTCGACCCGTTTCTGAGCCACGCGAATGGCCGCACGAACGTCAAGGGCGGGAGGGGTACTCCGCGCGAGCAGCTCGAGCAGGCCTTCGCCTGCATCGCGCGCCTCGGGACCGGCGGCTGCGGCTTCGAGCAGCCCCTCGAGGCCGCGCGCCGCGCGCTCGACCCGAAGCTGAAGCGGAACCCGGGCTTTGTGCGCCAGGACGCGCTCCTCGCGGTGGTCTTCTTCACCGACGAGGACGACTGCTCGACCAAGGACCCCACCCTCTTCGACCCGGCGCACCAGGGGCTGACCGACCCGCTCGGACCGCTCGGCTCCTTCCGCTGCTTCGAGTTCGGCATCCGCTGCGACGTGAACGATCGCCAGGCGGAAGGTCCCCGCGCGCGGTGCGTCCCGGCCGGGACCCACCTCTACAGGGTCGAGGACTACGTTGCCTTCTTCAAGGCACTCAAGCCCGCCGGGCAGCTCATCCTCGTAGCCATCGCGGGCCCCCCTACGCCCGTCGCGGTGAAGCACCTCGATGGCACGCCGGTGCTCGCGCCGAGCTGCTTCGTCTCGAATACCGCCATCGCCCAGCCCGCGATTCGCCTCGCCGCGGTGCTGAAGAGAGACCCGCGCCTCGAGGCCGACGCCCTCTTTCACTCCATGTGCGAGCAGGACTTCCGGCCGCTCCTCGAGCAGCTCGGGACGCGGATCGCACGCAAGGTGCGCGCCGAGTGTGTGGACGCTCCGCTGGTCACCACCGGAGGAGGCCTGGCCTGCGCGAAGGGGGACCTGATCGGCACCAACAGCGAGGGGGCGCTCGTGATCTGCCAGGCGAGCTGCCTGGACCGGGTCCGCTGCACCGTCGCGGAATTCGAGGGGCCGCCCGACGCCGAGACGCGCGGCGTCGAGATCCCGCAGTGCCCGAAGGCTCTCTTCGACGAGCCGAGCCGCACCGATTGCGGCGCCACCTGCCCCTGCTGGCGCTTCGTCTCGCGCCCCGCGGGACCATCGAACAGGGGCTGCGACCCGGCGGTGAACGGAACGCCCCACGCCTTCCAGATCCTGCGCAAGACGCCGCCCCCGCCGGGAGCCGTGGCCTACGTCGACTGCCCGCGCGCGGGGTTCGACTGGGGGATGGCGAGCCTCGCAAACCTGCGGCAGTGCCTGTAAGGGCCCACCGTCGACGACGCGCGGCAGACGGACGGCGCAACCCGGCGTGGGCGACCGAGGCCCGCCATGGCCGAACGATTGGCCGGCGGCCGTGGCGCCAGACCGGCGAAATCCCACCCCCATCCGCGCACGATGCCCACTTCACTCCGCGGCACGCGCCCTGCATCGGTCTCTCGCCGGACACGTCTTCGCACCCGGAGCACCCATGCTGCGCCCCACCACGACCCTGCTTCTCCTGGGAGCACTCCTCGGCGGTCCGGCCCACGCCGCCTCGCCCCTGCCCAAGGTTCTGAAAGAGGACTACCGCACGATCTTTCGCCAGCTCGCCACGGGCCTCGACAGCCTCGGCGCGCGGCGCCAGCTCGGCCGGTCGTTGCACGCCGCCTTTCGTGGCCTCTCCCTGGGCACGGGCGGACGCCTGACCGCCGAGGCCGCCGGCTACCTGGACCGCGTGGCCGGTCGCGCGACGTGGAGCGACCGCGTTCACGTGACCGACGCGATCAAGGCGCAGCTCGTGGACGTGGTCGACCCGCGCGGAAATCTCTCTCGCGGAACGCGGGAGCTGCGCCTCGGTCGGAGGCACCTCCAGCTTCTCTCCGACATCTCGAACGTGCTGCTCTACCGCGTGAACCTCGAGGGAGTGGACGCCCCGCAGGCGCTCAGCCAGCTCAACGAGCTGAACACCGTCCTGCGCCTGCAGGGCTACGAGCTCGCGATCAAGAACACGATGCGCTTCAACAGCTACCCCTGGTTCTCGTCCACGCTCTACCCGCTCGAGCAGCGCGCGGCCTCGGGGATCGACGTGCTCATCACGCGGCGCCAGTTCAACCCCACCTGGCGCGACGGCGAAAATGCGAGCCTCGTGCTCGTCCCCTCGGCAGTGTTTCGTCGCTGATCCCGCCTTCGAGGGACCCCCTCCGCTTCTAGGCCAGGCAGAGGGCTAGGGCACCGAAATTAAACAGGTCGGACCGCGACCGCGGCGATACAAGTGCTCGAGGATCCAGGCGGCGCGCCGAGATCCGGCGTGGCATGCGCCTTGCTCAGACGCGGGCGCAACCACGACCCATGCGACTCGCGACTCGACCAGCCTCCCGGCTCATTGCGGCGGGCACGCTCCTGCTCCTCGGCGGGGCCCCGTCGGTGGTGCGCGCGAGCGAGGACCCCTCGACTCCCCCGCGCGCTCCGGCAGACGGCGCGACGCGCGAGCGGCTGCCCACGCGACGGATCGACCGGGTCGTCGCGCCCTGGACGCGCCTGACCTATGCCGTTCAAGCCAAGCTCCTCCTGACGAACGAGAAACACACGCGCGACCGCCTCGCCCGGCGGCTCCAGCACGAGCGCCTCGAGGGGGAGTTCGACCGTATCGTACAGAGCTACCCCGAGGTCCACGAACGCTACATGCTCCGGCGGCCCCACCGAACGTGGGACGCGCAGGTGCTCTCGGCCTCCTGGGCCGGGCTCGCCCTGAGTCTCGTCTCTTCGATCTCCGACGGGCCGATCGCCAAGGCGGCCGGCATCGGCGGGCTCACACTGATCGGAACGGGCCTGCTGCTGTCTCGCGTGGACGACATCTTGAACCGCACGGCCCAGTGCATGGCCCTCCGGGAGGCCCTGAGCCTCGCCGCCGGCCGAGGAGAGCTCGCGTATATCGCCTCGCCCGAGCTCGTCTCTGACCTGGCGCGCCACCTGAACCGCACCGTCCCGTACCCGGCCGCGTCGCCCGCGCAGTAGGCCGGCAGCCCGCAACAAGGCCCGCGACGGCGCGTGCTACACTGACCGGATGCAGCGCGCCTCGGGGTGGGTAGCCCTCCTTCTCGGAGCGTTTCTTCTGGCGCACACCGGCTGTCTCGCGACGAGCAACCGCCCCGCGGGAGACGGCGGGGAGCTCTCCGAGGCTGGCCCGCTCGTCCCGATCGACGACGCCGCGGTGGGGACCTTCGATGCGACCCGGCGCGACGGACCGTCCGGACCTCGCTCCGACGGTGGGCCGGCGCGGCCCGACACCCTGGCCCAGCGCCTCGAGGGCGGTCCCGCGAAGAGCGACAGCGCGGTGCAGGTCACGATCCCCGACCCGGGCCCGGCGCAGGTCAACTGCTCCACCGCCAAGCTCGGCAATCTGGCCAAGGCCAAGGAGATCTACGACCAGACCTTCGGCTCGAAGATCCCCCAGAACGAGGCGGGCTGGGGCTGGCACGTGGACCCCGCCATTCTCACGCCGCAGCACCCCGAGCGCATCGCCTTCTATCCGCCACCCGCCGGTCTCGCCGACGCGACCTTGCACAACTACTTCGACTTCAACCCGACCAGCCTCGAGCGCACCACGACGCGCACCAACTGGGAGCTCTTCGGCGGCTTCAACCCGCAGAGCGATCGCGCCGCGCCCTATCGGCGTTTCAACCCGAAGGACTTCATCCCCGCCACCGCCACGCACTACTCCCGCGACGAGCCCACGAACTACGACCTGATGGCCATCCAGTTCGTCTACCGGCTGGCCTGCTACCCGACGCAGATGAAGGAGGCGCTCCAGCGGTGCGGCGGCTGCGACGACGTCTGGACCGCGCTCTCGAAGAACGACCTCTACAAGATCTCCGAGGTGCGCTTCGTGCGCGTGAAGAACAACCAGTTCGAGGTGAGCCGGCTCTTTCGCTTCATCTCGGTGGACGCCTCGGGGGACATGGCCGGCCACGCGGCCGAGAACCCCTTCTTCTTCGGCACCGTGGGGGGCAAGAGCTACTACGCCAAGTGGCGCGGCGAGACGAGCGGCCTCGTGGCCCTGCGCTCGGGGCACTACATGAAGGCCAACCAGATGCTGATCCGCTACTCGTACGTGAACAAGTAGCGCTCGACCCCTACTTGCCGAGCAGCTGGCGCAGCACGGCCTCGAGGGGTGTAGCCCCGCGCACGAAGGTAGCCCCCCCGCCCTGCCACTTCACGTGCCCCACGTTCACGCCCTGTACCATCTCCCCGTAGAGCGCCGCCACCTCGGCCGACGCCCCCATCTGCTGCAAGCCGGCCTCCATGGCGGGGATCGGGACCTGCACCGCGCTTACCGGCTTCCCGAGGATGCGTCCGAAGGTCGCGGCCACCTCGTTCAAGGAGTAGTCCGTTGGCCCGGCGAGCTCCACCACGCGCCCCGGCTTGCTCGTCGGCTCGAGCAGGGCTTTCGCCGCCTGCGCGCCGATGTCCCGCGTGGCGATCATCGGAATGCGCTTGTCCGCGACGAGCCCGTTGTAGAGCGTCCCCTGGTCCATGACGCTCTGGATGCTCGCGCCCCAGTTCTCCATGAAATAGGCCGCGCGCAGGAAGGTGCTCGGCAAGCCCGAGGCGCGCAGGCCCTCCTCGATCGGATGCAGCGCCGCCACGGGGCCCGTCCCCGAGAGCTGCTCCGCGCCGATGGACGAGAGCAGCACCACGTGCCCTGGCCGCGCCTGGCTCACCGCCTCGACGATCGACCGTCCGAGCTGCATGCGCCGCTCCTTCAGCCCCGTGTCGCCGAACGCGAAGGG
This is a stretch of genomic DNA from Deltaproteobacteria bacterium. It encodes these proteins:
- a CDS encoding NmrA family NAD(P)-binding protein; amino-acid sequence: MYAIAGVSGRTGAAAAEALLAAKQSVRVIVRDARKGDPWRARGAEVAVASFEDTAGLAQALRGAKGAYLLLPPFAFGDTGLKERRMQLGRSIVEAVSQARPGHVVLLSSIGAEQLSGTGPVAALHPIEEGLRASGLPSTFLRAAYFMENWGASIQSVMDQGTLYNGLVADKRIPMIATRDIGAQAAKALLEPTSKPGRVVELAGPTDYSLNEVAATFGRILGKPVSAVQVPIPAMEAGLQQMGASAEVAALYGEMVQGVNVGHVKWQGGGATFVRGATPLEAVLRQLLGK